CAAGCCTATAATGATTATAAGAATTATTTTACAAATGTCAAATTAATTTTTTGTAGAATTCATGATGAGTACAGTCTAAGCAATCAGGTAATATTAAAAACTTCGTGTTCTTTTTAGTTGTTCGTTTTATGTTGACCCCGGGATATTTTTACAATCTCGGTCTCAATAGCTCAGAACTAATTTATTCGGCCACTCTGATGACTTAAATTTTAATCTAGGAGACTTGCTTATGATGCGTATTTTTTTACTATAGCGACCAATATTACAGTAATAATTAGATCAGTATGTCTTTAGCCTTTTAGTCTTATTTGGCGCTATAAATGCTCAGGGCATGGGTTTAGATCTTAATGCTCGTTTAGTAATGTCCGTTGTATTTATCAACAACTTATTTATAAGCCATTCGCCATATTAGATGAGTGAATTGCAGCGTTACAAAATGTCCGTTGGAACGGGTAATCATGATTGAGACCTACTAAAAAACAACTACCATTGCAAAAGCAACCAAGTCAGGAGACCAAGAGACTGTCCGAGAATAAAAAACCTACTACGGAAAAGCCATTCCTGTCAGAATACCTGCTCATTTTCGTTAAACCCACAAACTATTTATATCAAAAAATCTGACTCAAAATGACTTTCCCTCGCTACTCTACCTATTCTCGGACAGCCTACCAGAATTGCGCTTTGGAACTAAGCCCACACTTTGATATACTGAAAAATCAAGAATTATGTCGATAACTATAATGATGCCAGAAATAAATATTTTTTTGTATCAGAGCAAATGATTAGATTGAGAAATTATTTTCCAGTATAGTAAATCGCTTATATAGATACTGGATAATAAAGCATGCAAAAAACAGCGTTAATAGTCGGTGCAAGCGGCATCGGCGGCAGTAATTTGGCAACTGAACTTATTTCCAATGGCTGGGTCGTCTATGGTCTGGCACGCAATCCGCATCAAGGAATATCAGGCTTGCTCCCGGTAGCAGCAGACCTGCTAGATCCTGCCATCTTGAAAATTGCTTTGGCCAATGTCGCACCAAGTCATGTGTTCATTACCGCCTGGATGCGCCAGGAGACCGAGGCCGATAATATTCGTGTCAACGGTGCCATGGTCCGCAATGTGCTGGCAGCATTGGCTTTGAAAAAATCCGTACACCATGTGGCCTTGGTAACCGGGTTAAAACATTACCTGGGGCCTTTCGAGGCATATGCAAGTGCCGGTACGCTACCAGAAACTCCGTTACGCGAAGAACAACCAAGGCTTCCCGTGGAGAATTTTTATTACGAGCAAGAGGACGAATTGTTCACTGCGGCAGCACGTGACGGCTTCAGTTGGACGGTACATAGACCACATACCATTATCGGCAAGGCAGTCGGTAATGCCATGAACATGGGCACTACGTTGGCCGTGTATGCGTCAATTTGCAAGGAAACCGGCCGGCCGTTTAAATGGCCTGGCTCACAAACTCAGTGGCAAGGGCTATCTGATGTAACCGACGCCCATCAAATGGCCAAGCAACTAGTCTGGGCGGCTGATACCAAAGCGGCGCACAATAGCGCCTTCAATATCGTCAACGGTGATTTATTTCGCTGGCAATGGTTATGGGGCAGACTCGCAAACTGGTTCGGAGTTGAGTCAGTAGGCTTTGTCGGTACAATCCACCCACTTGAGATTGAAATGGCAAACGATAATGCACTGTGGCGCGAGATGGCAAAGCAGTATGGTTTAGCCGAGCCAGATTTAAACAAATTGGCATCGCCATGGCATAGTGACCTTGATCTGGGTCGACCAATCGAAGTAATGACTGACATGGCGCGCAGCCGTAAGCTTGGTTTTACCGGCTACCAAGTAACCGAGGATTCATTTTTCGCGTTATTTTCTCAGCTACGCGCAGAGCGATTAATTCCATAAATCATAACCGCAGCGGCGAACGAAATAAAGCTGATTCACTAATAGTGTGTTTTCGCACTCATCATTATATATTGACGTTATGTAGTCGTTCGTCGTAATCTTGCTATACACACTGGGCATCGGAGCTTTTAACAAGACAAACCTGTAGCGGGTAATCATAAAAGCCAAGCGTTGTTAAAGGAACAGAAGTACCTTTAAACGACCACCTGGTGCACAAACATTCAGCGGTAACCAGGAGTGGCTTGGAAGCGGGGTTTATTTGGACTGACAAACACCCTCTGTTTCAATAACACTATCAATTCAATCCGTCACGATGGCGACACTAAAAATGACCAACTTTGCTGCATCTTTCTCGAACGGCAACAGTTCGAAATCCACTAAACTGCTTAAAGCCGATATTAGCGAGTTAGATACCTAACAACTTGATAAAGGCTTTAATCTGTACTTCATTAAATGGCCAACCCAGCTCTTTTTGGGTTTCCGGATGATATAAAACAGGGATGCGAATGGCATATTTTTCTTGCCATTGATCCTGCTCGGCAATATCTATAATTTCAATCGTGATACCATGATTATCAGGCAAGCAAGCATTGATAATTTCTTGCGCTTGCTCACATAAATGGCAACCGGATGTCCCCAAAAGCAATAGTTGGATCATTAGTGCTTGGTCACTTTATCCAGATAACCCATTAATAAAGCTGATATAACTAGCGTCAGGTGGACAAGAGCAAACCACATAATTTTATCATTATTAACCGTCTCAATATTCATAAAGATTTTTAGCAAATGAATGGATGATATTGCGACTATGGAGGCCGCTACTTTCATCTTTAGAGACCCATAATCATGAGTACCCAGCCAATCCAGCTTCTCGGTTGTCTCACTAATATTCAAACGTGATACAAAGTTTTCATAACCACTAAACATGACAATAATTATCAAATTGCCGACCAAGGTAAGATCGATTAAGGACAGTAACTTTAATACCAGTTGGGACTCGTCAAGCTCCAGGATAAAAGGAATAAAATGATAGAGCTCCTGAAAAAATTTTATAAACAGCGCCACCAAGGTAAGACTTAAGCCCAAATAAACCGGCGCCAATAACCAGCGACTGACATACATTAATCGCTCCATTGTATAGCTTGCTTTCTGTGCTGGTGACATGATTTGTCCTTAATGGTGTAAATGTGCCGATAACCAACGCTCGGCAATTTCTTCGGCGATATCTTTACGCTTGGCGTAATCCTGCAACTGATCTTTATCTATTTTACCTACATTAAAATACTGTGACTGAGGATGGGAAAAATACCAGCCACTGACTGCTGATGCAGGGTACATGGCATAACTTTCAGTAAGTTCTATGCTGGTATTTGCAGTGACATTAAGCAATTCAAACAACTTCGATTTTTCGGTATGATCAGGGCACGCAGGATAACCGGGCGCAGGACGTATGCCTTGATAAGCCTCGTTAATTAACTGGCCGGGATCATAAGTTTCCTCTTCGGCATAACCCCAATAGTCTTTTCTGACGGCTTGATGGAGGTATTCTGCAAACGCTTCGGCTAATCTATCTGCCAATGCTTTAAGCATAATGGCACTGTAATCATCAAGATCTTCCTCAAATTGCTGTAATTTTTCTTCTATACCGATCCCTGTCGTTACTGCGAAAGCACCTATATAATCGGCTTTACCACTATCAAGCGGCGCAATAAAATCAGACAAGCAATAATTGGGCCGTCCTGGTGCTTTAATATTTTGCTGACGTAAATGATGTAAGGTTTCCAACGGTTGCTCGCGGGTATCATCGGTATAGACGATAACATCGTCACCATCACTGTTTGCCGGAAAAAAGCCGACTACAGCTCTGGCAGTCAACCACTTTTCACTGGTAATTTTTTGCAGCATTGCTTTTGCTTCTTCAAACAACTTTCTGGCTTCAACCCCGACCACATGATCGTCCAATATTTTTGGATAACTACCGGCCATTTCCCAAGTTTGAAAAAATGGCGTCCAGTCAATGTATGGCACGAGAGAATCAAGCGGAAAATTATCCAGCACTTTAATACCTAAAAATGACGGCTTAACCGGCTCATAATCTCCCCAGTTAAACTTGTTGCCTCTCGCAGCTTGCAGGGAATGCTGTTTGGTTTTAGCTTCACGACCTTTGTGGCGATCCCTGACTTCTTCATATTCTATGCGTACATTTTTGACAAAGTCATCCTTTAATTCGGTACTTAACAAATTACTGGCCACGCCGACGCCACGAGAGGCATCAGTCACATAAATCGTTGGACCCTTGTTATAATGCGGCTCGATTTTTACTGCCGTATGCGCTCTGGAAGTCGTCGCACCACCAATCATTAACGGAATGGTAAAACCTTGGCGCTGCATTTCTTTGGCGACATGCACCATTTCATCAAGAGATGGTGTAATCAAACCACTTAAGCCAATAATATCAACTTTTTCCAAGCGTGCAGTTTGCAAAATTTTTTCTGCCGGAACCATAACACCAAGGTCAATCACTTCATAATTATTGCATTGCAACACCACGCCAACGATATTTTTGCCGATATCATGCACGTCGCCTTTTACCGTCGCCATGAGGATTTTACCGTTGGTTTTTCTCTCGCTACCCGCTTTATCCGCTTCCATAAACGGCATCAAATAAGCCACCGCTTTTTTCATCACACGCGCTGATTTAACGACTTGTGGCAAGAACATTTTGCCTGCGCCAAACAAGTCCCCGACAACATTCATACCATCCATTAACGCACCTTCTATGACATGCAAGGGTCTTTGCGCTTCCAGCCGTGCTTGTTCGGTATCTTCATCAATGTAATCGGTAATCCCTTTAACCAAGGCATGCTCAAGGCGCTTACTGACCGACCACTCGCGCCACTCCAGATTTTCCTGCCTGACTTCACTGCTACTACCATCACCCCGGTATTTTTCTGCCAATTCCAGTAACTTGTCAGTTCCGCTACCGTCATGGCGGTTTAAGACCACATCTTCTACCGCATTACGTAAATCGTCGGGTATATCGGCATAAATCGTCAGCTGACCGGCATTAACAATCCCCATAGACATACCCGCTTGAATGGCGTGGTATAAAAACACCGCATGGATCGCTTCACGCACCGGGTTATTACCGCGAAACGAAAAAGACACATTGGAAACACCGCCGGAAATAAGTGCGTAAGGCAGCGTTCGCTTAATCTCGTGAGTGGCTTCAATAAAATCCAGCCCGTAATTGTTGTGCTCATCAATTCCTGTGGCGATGGCAAACACATTGGGATCAAAAATAATATCTTCAGGCGGAAACCCGACCTGTTCGGTCAGAATTTTATAAGCTCGCTGACATATTTCGATTTTTCTGGTTTTTGTATCCGCCTGCCCTTCTTCATCAAAAGCCATAACGATAACTGCCGCGCCGTAACGACGCACAAGTTTGGCATGTTTAATAAAAGTGGCTTCGCCTTCTTTTAGTGAAATGGAGTTCACTACACCCTTACCCTGAATGCATTTAAGACCGGCTTCCAAAATCTCCCATTTAGAGGAATCTACCATAATAGGTACTTTGGCGATATCCGGCTCAGAGGCAATCAACATCAAAAAGCGTACCATCGCTTCTTTAGACTCCAACATACCTTCATCCATGTTGATATCGATAATCTGCGCGCCACTCTCAACCTGCTGCTTGGCAACTTCCAAAGCCGTTTCAAAATCACCGGCGATAACCAGGCGCTTGAACGCAGCGGAACCGGTTACATTGGTGCGCTCGCCAACATTAACAAAGAGTGTGTCAGGACCGATAGACATGGGCTCCAGACCCGCCAAGCGACATCTTTTCTCGATTTCCGGAATTATTCTCGGAGGACAAGCTTTAACAGCTTCGACGATAGCTTTAATGTGTGCAGGTGAAGTTCCGCAACAACCGCCAATAATATTCAAATAGCCGCTACGCGCCCAATCAGTCAATTCTTCGGCCATTGCTTCCGGTGACTCATCGTATTCACCAAACTCATTCGGCAACCCGGCATTGGGATGAGCAGAGACATGCGTATCAGCAATCGTTGATAATTCATCTATATATTGACGTAATTCTTTCGCACCCAAGGCACAGTTAAAACCGAAAGATATCGGTTCAACATGTTTTAATGAATTCCAAAAAGCGGCAACGGTTTGTCCAGACAATGTTCTACCCGACGCATCAGTAATCGTACCGGAAATCATCACCGGTAATTTATAGCCGATTTGTTCAAAATATTGTTCAACAGCAAAAATTGCAGCCTTGGCATTTAGCGTGTCGAAAATTGTTTCAATCAGAATAATATCGGCACCGCCGTCAATAAGACCGCGTGTTGCCTCCGTGTAAGCATCAACCAATTGATCAAAGGAAATATTTCTAAAACCGGGATCATTGACATCAGGTGACATTGAAGCCGTGCGATTGGTAGGGCCTAAAACACCGGCAACAAAACGTGGTTTTTCCGGTGTTTTTTTTGTATATTCCTCGGCAGCTTGTTTGGCTAAGCGGGCCGACTCAACGTTAATTTCATAGGCTAACGATTCCATTCGGTAATCAGCCATGGCAATACAGGTTGAATTGAAAGTGTTGGTTTCGACAATATCAGAACCCACTTCAAAATAAGCCATATGAATAGCCTTGATAATATCAGGCTGAGTTAATGACAATAAATCATTGTTCCCTTTGAGATCAACATCCCATTGAGCAAAACGCTCGCCACGATAATCTTTTTCTTCCAGTTTGTAGCTTTGGATCATCGTACCCATTGCGCCATCCAGAAACAAGATTCTTTGGGACATACATTGTTTTAATAATTCTGTTTTGCTCATTGATTGTGCCAAGGGTAGTTATGTCGCGTGAAGATAATCATTGCTTAAAAGACTATCAAGCACTATTATTTTTATCACTATAATTCAGGAGATGAGGATGTCAAAACCAACGATTACTCAAGTCTTTAAAAGTGTTTTATCTGCTTTTATCGGTGTGCAGAGTGAAGACAGCAGAAAAAAAGCTTTCGAACAAGGGTCGCTTTCAACATATATTATTGCAGGATTGATTTGTACCATTCTGTTTGTTATAGCAGTTATTTCTCTTGTTTCTGTTATCGTATAGCTGATTAAGTATCACGAGTTGCAAAAAAAATAAAAAAACTATAAAAAAGCCCAAGCAGAACTTGAGCTTTTTAGTATCAGCTACTTATTATTGTGGCGTTTTGAAGCTTTTCTTTATATTTTGAAACATCTCTTTGAGACCACTAAATAAATTTGTCACTGAAAAATTTTCTTTAGTGATAAGTTTTAAACGGACCACTGCAAGAGCCAGAAAGCCGACAATTGAAGGAGACATTTCTAAATAAAGTGACTTTAATACCCCAATAAATCCCAGGAAATCACCTTCGTTTTTTCTGTCGGCGCCCTGAAGGGATTCATAGTTAGCGCCACCTTCACTTGCCCTGAACGACTCTAAAATATAGATATTGAGGTTGACCAATACCATATTTAAAACAAAAAACCCCACTGCACCAATAGCAACCCACATTAGCACATTACTTACCTTTGCCTTCACAGCTGACTGATAAAACCAGAGCGCTATGAAAATCATCACTATGCCACTTATCATAATTTATACCCCCTATTATATTTATTTATATTTTTGTTAGAAAAAAGTAAAGATAGGTACACTTTAAAATCATATTAGCACCCTCTTTTTCAACAACTTTACATGATTCATATTTTTCACGCCCAGGCGTTGTCTGCTTTTTAATTTCGCCATTTTCGACCAAATATTTAATGGCTATCTTCATTTCTTTGGTTCGACCAACAGAATCCGTTGCTGTTGTTTGCAGAACACCATCGGCTTTAAAATCCCACTCAACAGTAACATTTTTCTTCTCCCCGTCCAATTTAGGTGATTCAGCATATAGCTTCCATTTTCCCAGGATTTCAGAGTTATCTTTTAACGCAACTTCAGCATTCGCCGAAAATGCAAAAAAGAATACTGCCAATGGTAATATTTTAACGTATTTTTTCATTATTATTATTCTCCCCAATCTATCAGCTTCAAAAACAGAATTCAAACTATACCACATCAGTTATCTAGCTTTAACAACAATAGTCAGGAATATTTATTTTCCTGACCATTTTTAATTCCCGCAAACAATAAGCCTTGACTTTAAATCCCTCTAAAGTATCATGCAACTTCCGCTTGCTATGAAATTAGCAATTTTCAAATATAAGAATTACTAGGTAGGAGACACATACATGGGTTTTATTTTAGATTTAACTGAAACACTAAAAACACCAGCTGGCATGGTTGGCGCTGTTGTGGTTGTAGCCGCTGTATACGCACTTCTGAAATGGGTATTCGCAGAACATCCAGACGACGAAAAATAAGCGCAACTAAACAGTTTCGGTTGTTTATAGACCGCTATCTTTCCCCGTGAATAGATAGCGGTATTTTTTTACCTGAATATTTAACCACTTCAAGTTCCTGACTGTATTATAATTTACACATTTTTATTAATGAAATGTATAAATTCATAATCAATAAAATCCTGGCGCTCTACTCTAAACAAGTCCCTGCAACAGGTATTGGCTTGTTCAGGCTTTTTTACGGACTGGTCGCTTTACAGGAAATTTTTTTCCTGCTTTATTTCAACCATTTAATATTCGATCCTATCCCCTATATAGACGTTGAATTCCCCATGATTCCGTTTTTTTTATGCCTTTGGGGAATTATTGCCAGTTTTATTATCATTGGCTATCGCTATCAATTTGCTGTTATCAGTAATTACGTCTTCTGGATTATCTTCGTAAATTTCACACCCATGCAACGTGATTTTGACGGGGGGTTTGATTCATTTATGACCGGCGCCGGTTTTTTTCTGCTTTTTATGCCAGGAGACCGCGCATTTTCGATAGATAACCTAAGACATAAACTCAGTACACCGTTTACCCATTACAACACCTATTCAAAGCCAACAGTTTCCGGACTCGTTTACTACTTACCAGTCCTGATTTGCCTTGGCTTTCTCTATTTTGATTCGGCTGTCCATAAATTGTTTGCCGAACACTGGCGAAACGGTCTTGGCTCTTGGCTACCATCAACACAACCCTATTATGTTTCCGCTATCGACATGTCGTTTTTGTTGAATAACGAACTCCTACAAAAAACCATAGGCTATGCCATACTAGTCTTTCAATTTACCTTTTTATTCTTTTTTTCAAATCGCCGATTACGTAGCGTTTATTTATTCGTAGGTCTTGGCATACATCTGGGTATTACCCTGTCGTTAAATATCTATCCTTTTGGCATGGGGATGTTGATATTTTATTTACTACTGGTGCCTTTTAGCTGGTGGCGTGCAATCGGTAAACAACTAACTGCGAAACAACCATCACTAACCGTCTTCTTTGATCAACAATGCCCTTTGTGTAATCGTACGGCACTTATTCTGAATCATTTCGATATATTTAACTGCATAGACTTTAAAAGCGCTCAAGATCATGCTGCACACTATCCGGCAATGACGGCAATACCCTCCGAAACGCTGTTACTGGATTTATATGCTCTGGACAACGAAAATCGCATTTATTCAGGCGTTAATACTTATATCCAAATACTGAAAAAGATGCGTTATTTATATCCCATCGGGCTTCTTTTAAGCTTGCCTGGAATCCATACTCTGGCGATAACAAAGTACCGGGTTATAGCTGACTCACGTGCCAGGATCACTTGTACAACTGACTGCCTTATATCGCCGA
Above is a window of Methylobacter sp. S3L5C DNA encoding:
- a CDS encoding SDR family oxidoreductase, which encodes MQKTALIVGASGIGGSNLATELISNGWVVYGLARNPHQGISGLLPVAADLLDPAILKIALANVAPSHVFITAWMRQETEADNIRVNGAMVRNVLAALALKKSVHHVALVTGLKHYLGPFEAYASAGTLPETPLREEQPRLPVENFYYEQEDELFTAAARDGFSWTVHRPHTIIGKAVGNAMNMGTTLAVYASICKETGRPFKWPGSQTQWQGLSDVTDAHQMAKQLVWAADTKAAHNSAFNIVNGDLFRWQWLWGRLANWFGVESVGFVGTIHPLEIEMANDNALWREMAKQYGLAEPDLNKLASPWHSDLDLGRPIEVMTDMARSRKLGFTGYQVTEDSFFALFSQLRAERLIP
- a CDS encoding glutaredoxin family protein codes for the protein MIQLLLLGTSGCHLCEQAQEIINACLPDNHGITIEIIDIAEQDQWQEKYAIRIPVLYHPETQKELGWPFNEVQIKAFIKLLGI
- a CDS encoding TIGR00645 family protein, producing MSPAQKASYTMERLMYVSRWLLAPVYLGLSLTLVALFIKFFQELYHFIPFILELDESQLVLKLLSLIDLTLVGNLIIIVMFSGYENFVSRLNISETTEKLDWLGTHDYGSLKMKVAASIVAISSIHLLKIFMNIETVNNDKIMWFALVHLTLVISALLMGYLDKVTKH
- the metH gene encoding methionine synthase — translated: MSKTELLKQCMSQRILFLDGAMGTMIQSYKLEEKDYRGERFAQWDVDLKGNNDLLSLTQPDIIKAIHMAYFEVGSDIVETNTFNSTCIAMADYRMESLAYEINVESARLAKQAAEEYTKKTPEKPRFVAGVLGPTNRTASMSPDVNDPGFRNISFDQLVDAYTEATRGLIDGGADIILIETIFDTLNAKAAIFAVEQYFEQIGYKLPVMISGTITDASGRTLSGQTVAAFWNSLKHVEPISFGFNCALGAKELRQYIDELSTIADTHVSAHPNAGLPNEFGEYDESPEAMAEELTDWARSGYLNIIGGCCGTSPAHIKAIVEAVKACPPRIIPEIEKRCRLAGLEPMSIGPDTLFVNVGERTNVTGSAAFKRLVIAGDFETALEVAKQQVESGAQIIDINMDEGMLESKEAMVRFLMLIASEPDIAKVPIMVDSSKWEILEAGLKCIQGKGVVNSISLKEGEATFIKHAKLVRRYGAAVIVMAFDEEGQADTKTRKIEICQRAYKILTEQVGFPPEDIIFDPNVFAIATGIDEHNNYGLDFIEATHEIKRTLPYALISGGVSNVSFSFRGNNPVREAIHAVFLYHAIQAGMSMGIVNAGQLTIYADIPDDLRNAVEDVVLNRHDGSGTDKLLELAEKYRGDGSSSEVRQENLEWREWSVSKRLEHALVKGITDYIDEDTEQARLEAQRPLHVIEGALMDGMNVVGDLFGAGKMFLPQVVKSARVMKKAVAYLMPFMEADKAGSERKTNGKILMATVKGDVHDIGKNIVGVVLQCNNYEVIDLGVMVPAEKILQTARLEKVDIIGLSGLITPSLDEMVHVAKEMQRQGFTIPLMIGGATTSRAHTAVKIEPHYNKGPTIYVTDASRGVGVASNLLSTELKDDFVKNVRIEYEEVRDRHKGREAKTKQHSLQAARGNKFNWGDYEPVKPSFLGIKVLDNFPLDSLVPYIDWTPFFQTWEMAGSYPKILDDHVVGVEARKLFEEAKAMLQKITSEKWLTARAVVGFFPANSDGDDVIVYTDDTREQPLETLHHLRQQNIKAPGRPNYCLSDFIAPLDSGKADYIGAFAVTTGIGIEEKLQQFEEDLDDYSAIMLKALADRLAEAFAEYLHQAVRKDYWGYAEEETYDPGQLINEAYQGIRPAPGYPACPDHTEKSKLFELLNVTANTSIELTESYAMYPASAVSGWYFSHPQSQYFNVGKIDKDQLQDYAKRKDIAEEIAERWLSAHLHH
- a CDS encoding DUF2970 domain-containing protein, translating into MSKPTITQVFKSVLSAFIGVQSEDSRKKAFEQGSLSTYIIAGLICTILFVIAVISLVSVIV
- a CDS encoding Hsp70 family protein; this encodes MKKYVKILPLAVFFFAFSANAEVALKDNSEILGKWKLYAESPKLDGEKKNVTVEWDFKADGVLQTTATDSVGRTKEMKIAIKYLVENGEIKKQTTPGREKYESCKVVEKEGANMILKCTYLYFFLTKI
- a CDS encoding DCC1-like thiol-disulfide oxidoreductase family protein, whose translation is MYKFIINKILALYSKQVPATGIGLFRLFYGLVALQEIFFLLYFNHLIFDPIPYIDVEFPMIPFFLCLWGIIASFIIIGYRYQFAVISNYVFWIIFVNFTPMQRDFDGGFDSFMTGAGFFLLFMPGDRAFSIDNLRHKLSTPFTHYNTYSKPTVSGLVYYLPVLICLGFLYFDSAVHKLFAEHWRNGLGSWLPSTQPYYVSAIDMSFLLNNELLQKTIGYAILVFQFTFLFFFSNRRLRSVYLFVGLGIHLGITLSLNIYPFGMGMLIFYLLLVPFSWWRAIGKQLTAKQPSLTVFFDQQCPLCNRTALILNHFDIFNCIDFKSAQDHAAHYPAMTAIPSETLLLDLYALDNENRIYSGVNTYIQILKKMRYLYPIGLLLSLPGIHTLAITKYRVIADSRARITCTTDCLISPKLQDNNWYHRIFESFASQKPKAFSRKLAKILIALILLQLNSTIHYALIYRLNLEVKNNPVSAPVAEASNALIMISLTFFGITPHALYLHDHFAGYDHILAITYTDQNGIERWLPFVNEEGRLLAPNWGRVHSMWANIAVTPTINKTRLQKFIMKVTAFWGQKTGLNLDKTVFHIKMKKINAPTYWVHDQLHQNFSAPWTTIGTVKWTNHLISFDLPDNINSL